In one window of Rhodoglobus vestalii DNA:
- a CDS encoding type I restriction endonuclease subunit R: MSDAPAKRYDPISVSSESTVVAEFVSDASSAAAYQSETELEREFIRLLQSQAYEYLPVTSEAELVANLRTQLGALNSIQFSDAEWAQFFIERIAGANDGIAEKTVRIQEDHVQLLKRDDGSTKNVMLIDKANIHNNRLQVINQYEINQGDGAEAERGAARPTRYDATVLVNGLPMVHIELKRRGVDIREAFNQIGRYQRDSFWVGSGLFEYVQLFVITNGTLTKYYSNTTRREHVKEATGTKRARKTSNSFEFTSWWADAQNKPIQDLPAFAKTFFAKHSLLNVLTKYCVLTADRMLLVMRPYQIVATERILQRIQISTNYKKLGILDAGGYVWHTTGSGKTLTSFKAAQLASRVPSVDKVLFVVDRKDLDYQTMREYDRFEKGAANSNTSTAVLKKQLEDPSANIIITTIQKLANFISANKGHAIYGGHIVIIFDECHRSQFGDMHTAITKAFKRYNLFGFTGTPIFSVNAGAGGNPQLKTTEQAFGEKLHTYTIVDAISDKNVLPFRIDYVNTVKVGAVVDKQVSAIDTERALLATERISKVVDYVLEHFDQKTKRTQHYTLEGKRLRGFNALFATASIEAAKRYYDAFMGAQSQLAFDQPGYQKLKIGIIYSYATNEAEADGLLDEEEFEAGRLDQSSRDFLDEAIEDYNETFGTSYDTSADSFQNYYKDLSLRLKNRDIDLVIVVNMFLTGFDATTLNTLFVDKNLRAHGLVQAFSRTNRILNSVKTYGNIVSFRNLEEQTNDAIALFGNKDAGGVVLLKPYAEYFTEYAEKVTELLEKFPLGMPIVGESAQKEFIALFGVILRLQNILTSFDEFAGQEMLTERESQDYRSVYLNLWAEFRRDTDAEKESINDDVVFEIELIKQVDINVDYIIMLVQNYRAERGDEDDTEIRATITRAVDASPTLRNKKDLVEAFVDSLSATGEIDEEWRAFIVARRGAELDAIILAEGLKPEETRAFIERAFRDGAIQAQGTALTKVLPPVSRFSAEGGHGEKKQRVLGQLGAFFERFFGLN; the protein is encoded by the coding sequence ATGAGCGACGCACCTGCAAAGCGGTACGACCCGATCTCTGTCAGCTCCGAGAGCACGGTCGTTGCGGAGTTCGTGTCCGACGCGTCGAGCGCGGCCGCTTACCAGTCCGAAACGGAACTGGAGCGAGAGTTCATCCGACTGCTGCAAAGCCAGGCCTACGAGTACCTGCCCGTCACGAGCGAAGCGGAATTGGTTGCGAACCTGCGCACGCAACTCGGAGCCCTCAACAGCATCCAATTCTCCGATGCCGAATGGGCGCAGTTCTTCATCGAACGGATCGCCGGGGCGAACGATGGCATTGCCGAGAAGACGGTGCGCATTCAGGAAGACCACGTTCAGCTTCTGAAACGTGACGACGGCAGCACCAAGAATGTGATGCTTATCGACAAGGCGAATATTCATAACAACCGGCTCCAAGTCATCAACCAGTACGAAATCAACCAAGGCGACGGCGCTGAGGCGGAGCGTGGTGCTGCACGCCCCACCCGGTACGACGCCACAGTGTTGGTGAACGGGCTGCCGATGGTCCACATCGAGTTGAAGCGGCGCGGGGTCGACATCCGTGAGGCGTTCAATCAGATCGGCCGCTACCAGCGCGACAGTTTTTGGGTAGGTTCCGGGCTTTTCGAGTATGTGCAACTGTTTGTCATCACCAACGGCACGCTCACCAAGTACTACTCCAACACGACGCGACGCGAACACGTCAAAGAGGCCACCGGCACTAAGCGGGCACGCAAGACCTCCAACTCATTCGAGTTCACCTCCTGGTGGGCGGATGCACAGAACAAGCCCATCCAAGACCTCCCCGCGTTCGCCAAAACCTTCTTTGCCAAACACAGCCTGCTCAATGTGCTCACCAAATACTGCGTGCTCACCGCCGACAGGATGCTGCTGGTCATGCGGCCGTACCAAATTGTGGCGACCGAACGCATCCTGCAACGCATCCAGATATCAACCAACTACAAAAAGCTCGGCATCCTGGATGCCGGTGGTTACGTGTGGCACACCACCGGCTCCGGAAAGACCCTCACCAGCTTCAAGGCTGCCCAACTGGCGTCCCGGGTGCCGAGCGTCGACAAGGTGCTGTTCGTTGTCGACCGTAAGGACCTCGACTATCAGACCATGCGCGAATACGACCGGTTCGAGAAAGGGGCGGCGAACTCCAACACCTCCACGGCGGTGTTAAAGAAGCAGCTCGAAGACCCGTCCGCCAACATCATCATCACCACCATCCAGAAGCTCGCTAACTTCATCTCCGCCAACAAAGGTCACGCCATCTACGGCGGGCACATCGTCATCATCTTCGATGAGTGCCACCGCTCCCAGTTCGGCGATATGCACACCGCCATCACGAAAGCGTTCAAACGGTACAACCTGTTCGGATTCACCGGCACCCCGATCTTCTCAGTCAACGCAGGAGCCGGAGGCAACCCACAACTGAAAACCACCGAGCAGGCGTTCGGCGAGAAACTGCACACCTACACAATCGTTGACGCGATCTCCGACAAGAACGTGTTGCCGTTCCGCATCGACTACGTCAACACGGTCAAAGTTGGTGCGGTCGTTGACAAGCAGGTCTCCGCGATCGACACGGAGCGGGCGCTCCTTGCCACCGAACGCATCAGCAAAGTCGTCGACTACGTGCTCGAACACTTCGACCAGAAGACGAAACGCACCCAGCACTACACGCTCGAAGGTAAACGGCTGCGCGGATTCAATGCCCTCTTCGCGACCGCTTCCATCGAGGCCGCCAAACGCTACTACGACGCCTTCATGGGTGCGCAGAGCCAGCTCGCGTTCGACCAGCCCGGATACCAAAAGCTCAAGATCGGCATCATCTACAGCTACGCCACCAATGAGGCGGAAGCCGACGGCCTCCTCGACGAGGAAGAATTCGAAGCTGGCCGGCTCGACCAGAGCTCCCGGGACTTTCTCGACGAGGCTATCGAGGACTACAACGAGACTTTCGGCACCAGCTACGACACCTCCGCCGACAGTTTCCAGAACTACTACAAAGACCTCTCCCTGCGGCTGAAGAATCGTGACATTGACCTGGTCATCGTGGTCAACATGTTCCTGACCGGCTTCGATGCCACCACCCTGAACACGCTCTTCGTTGATAAGAATTTGCGCGCCCACGGGCTGGTTCAGGCCTTTTCGCGCACCAACCGCATCCTCAACTCGGTGAAGACTTACGGCAACATCGTCTCATTCCGCAACTTGGAAGAGCAGACCAACGACGCGATAGCCCTTTTCGGCAACAAGGATGCGGGCGGCGTGGTGCTGCTCAAGCCCTACGCCGAGTACTTCACCGAGTATGCCGAAAAGGTGACCGAACTGCTGGAGAAGTTCCCGCTCGGTATGCCGATCGTCGGGGAGTCAGCGCAGAAAGAGTTCATCGCCCTATTCGGCGTGATCTTGCGCCTACAGAACATCCTCACTTCCTTCGACGAATTCGCCGGTCAGGAGATGCTCACCGAACGGGAAAGCCAGGACTACCGCAGCGTCTACCTGAACCTGTGGGCCGAGTTCCGACGAGACACCGATGCCGAAAAAGAGTCGATCAACGACGACGTCGTGTTCGAGATCGAACTCATCAAACAGGTCGACATCAATGTCGACTACATCATCATGTTGGTGCAGAATTATCGCGCCGAGCGGGGTGACGAGGACGATACCGAGATTCGGGCGACGATCACCCGGGCGGTCGACGCTTCCCCGACTCTGCGGAACAAGAAGGACCTCGTCGAGGCGTTCGTCGACTCGCTGTCGGCTACCGGTGAGATCGATGAAGAATGGCGAGCCTTCATTGTGGCGCGGCGCGGGGCAGAGTTGGATGCAATCATCTTGGCTGAGGGCCTCAAGCCGGAGGAGACGCGCGCGTTCATCGAGCGGGCGTTCCGCGACGGCGCAATCCAGGCTCAGGGCACCGCCCTCACTAAGGTGCTGCCGCCGGTCTCACGCTTCTCAGCCGAAGGCGG
- a CDS encoding restriction endonuclease subunit S, with protein MSRIDELIAEHCPDGVEFRALGSLGKRNSGTSITAGTMRELAVDNGPIRVFAGGQTIADVAENAVRPTDIVREPSIIVKSRGHIGFAYYERPFTHKSELWSYTLNDPAINQRFVYYFLLTQVGKLQDLARATSVKLPQLSVRDTDLLRIPVPPLAVQREIARILEQFTELQAELQAELQAELEARRRQYEHYRREVLTFGNEVLSRPLSDLAKNLDNKRKPVTKDARTAGSIPYYEASGVVDHVSDFIFDGDYLLVSEDGANLLARSTPIAFSISGKTWVNNHAHVLQFGTYSERRFVEIYLNSIDLSPFVTGAAQPKLNKANLNSILVPDPSLEEKERIVAILDKFDALVNDLGTGLPAELVARRKQYEHYRDRLLTFKELPA; from the coding sequence ATGAGCCGCATCGACGAGTTGATCGCGGAGCACTGCCCTGATGGAGTAGAGTTTCGTGCCCTTGGCTCGCTTGGGAAGCGGAATTCCGGCACGTCTATCACTGCCGGAACTATGAGAGAGCTTGCTGTTGATAATGGTCCAATCCGCGTTTTTGCGGGTGGCCAGACGATTGCAGATGTTGCGGAAAATGCTGTAAGACCAACGGATATCGTTCGCGAGCCGAGCATCATCGTTAAGTCTCGCGGACATATCGGTTTTGCGTATTACGAACGACCCTTTACTCATAAAAGCGAACTATGGTCCTATACGTTGAACGATCCTGCAATTAACCAGAGGTTCGTCTATTACTTCTTATTGACGCAGGTTGGAAAGTTGCAAGACCTTGCACGTGCGACTTCAGTAAAACTCCCTCAACTTAGCGTCCGAGACACGGATCTCCTGCGTATTCCGGTTCCGCCTCTAGCAGTGCAGCGGGAGATTGCACGCATCTTGGAACAGTTCACCGAGCTGCAAGCGGAGCTGCAAGCGGAGCTGCAAGCGGAGCTGGAAGCACGGCGCCGTCAGTACGAGCACTACCGCCGTGAAGTGCTTACTTTCGGAAATGAAGTATTGTCGCGCCCGCTTAGTGATCTGGCAAAAAACCTTGACAACAAGCGCAAACCTGTGACGAAGGATGCCCGAACGGCTGGATCGATACCGTACTACGAGGCATCTGGAGTAGTGGACCATGTCAGCGATTTCATTTTCGATGGCGACTACCTCCTCGTCTCCGAGGACGGCGCAAACCTTCTGGCGCGATCCACCCCGATCGCTTTCTCCATTTCAGGCAAGACTTGGGTGAACAACCACGCCCACGTGCTTCAATTTGGTACCTACTCGGAGCGCCGGTTTGTTGAGATCTACCTAAACTCCATTGACCTCTCGCCATTTGTTACAGGGGCAGCACAACCGAAACTGAATAAAGCAAACTTGAACAGCATTCTTGTACCTGACCCGTCGCTGGAGGAAAAGGAGCGCATCGTCGCGATCCTCGACAAGTTTGACGCGCTAGTGAACGACCTAGGTACGGGTCTTCCGGCAGAGCTTGTTGCTCGTCGCAAGCAGTACGAGCACTATCGTGACAGGCTTCTGACGTTCAAGGAGCTGCCGGCATGA
- the rhuM gene encoding RhuM family protein — MSEVQDIVIYAAPGVELTLPLDRDRETVWASQAQIEELFGVDQSGVSRHIRNILRDDEVDQESNMQKVHIAGADRPVTLYSLDVILAVGYRANSSRAITFRRWASATLKQHLIDGVALNERRLQQLGSIVRILSRSSEELVSGVADVLAGYLPGLQLLRDYDAGHLDAVAGSHPGWALTIEEARSVIAEVRVKFLEDTLFGKERGGALEGVIAAIYQGFAGQELYPTVQLKAANLLYLVVKDHPLSDGNKRSAAALFVTFLSRNGILMDADNQPRISNNALAAITLLVAMSDPKEKELMVALVVRMLSEPAP; from the coding sequence ATGAGCGAGGTACAGGACATTGTCATCTATGCGGCGCCGGGGGTGGAGCTTACGTTGCCGCTTGACCGTGACCGTGAGACCGTGTGGGCCTCACAGGCTCAAATCGAGGAGCTTTTCGGTGTCGATCAGTCGGGTGTTTCGCGGCATATCCGAAATATTTTGCGGGATGACGAGGTGGATCAGGAAAGCAATATGCAAAAAGTGCATATTGCTGGTGCAGACAGACCGGTCACCCTTTATAGCCTCGATGTGATCTTGGCGGTCGGGTACCGTGCGAACTCCTCACGGGCGATTACTTTTCGCCGCTGGGCAAGCGCAACTTTGAAGCAGCACCTCATTGATGGTGTGGCGCTTAACGAGCGCCGGTTGCAGCAACTTGGTTCGATTGTGCGCATCCTGTCTCGTTCGTCTGAGGAGCTTGTTTCGGGGGTAGCGGATGTGCTGGCCGGCTATCTTCCTGGTCTTCAGCTTCTGCGTGACTACGACGCGGGCCACCTCGATGCCGTCGCAGGTTCGCACCCGGGGTGGGCGCTCACTATCGAAGAAGCTCGGTCGGTGATTGCTGAAGTGCGGGTCAAATTTCTTGAGGACACCCTGTTCGGTAAGGAGCGCGGCGGAGCGTTGGAGGGTGTGATCGCCGCGATCTATCAGGGGTTCGCCGGGCAGGAACTTTACCCGACGGTTCAGTTGAAGGCGGCGAATCTGTTGTATCTGGTGGTGAAAGATCACCCGCTGTCTGACGGCAACAAGCGCAGCGCCGCCGCCCTCTTTGTCACCTTCCTCAGCCGCAACGGCATTCTGATGGATGCCGACAACCAGCCGCGAATCTCGAACAACGCCCTAGCGGCGATCACCCTCCTGGTTGCCATGAGTGACCCGAAAGAAAAAGAACTCATGGTCGCGCTGGTTGTGCGGATGCTGTCGGAGCCCGCGCCATGA
- a CDS encoding type I restriction-modification system subunit M — MASTATDTQRAELHKTIWRIANDLRGSVDGWDFKSYVLGMLFYRFISANLTAYVNAGERKAGNADFDYTSLSDAEAEFGRRETVSEKGFYILPSELFVNVHQRAPQDENLNETLQRAFRNIEGSAVGADSEDDLKGLFDDLDVNSAKLGQTVLKRNEKLVKLLAAIADLPLGNFDDNTIDLFGDAYEYLMQMYASSAGKSGGEYYTPQEVSELLARITVVGKTEVNKVYDPACGSGSLLLKFAKVLGKENVRRGFYGQEINLTTYNLARINMFLHDVNYEKFDIAHGDTLLDPAHMEDEPFEAIVSNPPYSIRWDGDANPLLINDPRFSPAGVLAPKSKADLAFTMHILSWLAVDGTAAIVEFPGVLYRGGAEQKIRKYLVDNNYVDAVIQLPPDLFFGTTIATCIIVLKKSKQDNAVLFIDASAESDRSGNKNKLTVAHQHKILDAFTHRVGIDHFARLVKNSELADNGYNIAVSSYVEQEDTREVVDITGLNAEIARIVARQSELRTSIDVIVADLEGGES; from the coding sequence GTGGCATCCACGGCGACGGACACACAACGCGCTGAACTGCACAAGACGATCTGGCGCATCGCCAATGACTTGCGCGGCAGCGTCGACGGGTGGGACTTCAAGAGCTACGTGCTCGGGATGCTCTTCTACCGTTTCATTTCGGCGAACCTCACCGCGTATGTCAACGCGGGGGAGCGCAAGGCAGGCAACGCCGATTTCGATTACACCTCGCTGAGTGACGCGGAAGCGGAGTTCGGCCGACGGGAGACGGTCTCGGAGAAGGGTTTCTACATTCTTCCGAGTGAGCTTTTTGTCAACGTTCACCAGCGGGCACCACAGGACGAGAACCTGAACGAGACCCTGCAACGAGCGTTCCGCAACATCGAGGGTTCAGCGGTGGGGGCCGATAGCGAAGATGACTTGAAGGGCCTGTTCGACGACCTCGATGTCAACAGCGCGAAGCTTGGGCAAACAGTGCTGAAGCGCAACGAAAAGCTCGTGAAACTGCTGGCCGCGATCGCCGATCTACCGCTCGGAAATTTCGACGACAACACGATTGACCTGTTCGGCGACGCGTACGAGTACCTGATGCAGATGTATGCGTCGAGTGCGGGCAAATCCGGCGGCGAGTACTACACCCCGCAGGAGGTGTCGGAGCTGCTTGCTCGCATCACGGTGGTAGGCAAAACCGAGGTAAACAAAGTTTACGACCCGGCGTGCGGGTCAGGTTCGCTGCTGCTCAAGTTCGCAAAAGTGCTCGGCAAAGAGAATGTGCGCCGGGGTTTCTACGGGCAGGAGATCAACCTCACCACCTACAACCTGGCTCGCATCAACATGTTCTTGCACGACGTGAACTACGAGAAATTCGACATCGCTCACGGCGACACGCTGCTCGACCCGGCGCATATGGAGGACGAACCGTTCGAGGCGATTGTGTCTAACCCGCCCTATTCGATCCGGTGGGACGGGGACGCCAATCCGCTTCTGATCAATGACCCGCGGTTCTCCCCGGCGGGCGTGCTGGCTCCCAAGTCGAAGGCCGACCTAGCGTTTACCATGCACATCTTGAGTTGGCTCGCCGTGGACGGCACCGCCGCGATTGTCGAGTTCCCCGGAGTGCTCTACCGCGGCGGTGCCGAGCAGAAGATCCGAAAGTATCTGGTCGACAACAACTATGTGGATGCGGTTATCCAGTTGCCGCCCGACCTCTTCTTCGGTACCACTATCGCCACTTGTATCATCGTGTTAAAGAAGTCTAAGCAAGACAACGCGGTGTTGTTCATCGACGCTTCAGCCGAGTCTGATCGAAGCGGCAATAAGAATAAGCTCACTGTGGCGCACCAGCATAAAATTCTGGACGCCTTCACCCACCGCGTCGGTATCGACCACTTTGCCCGGCTGGTGAAGAACAGCGAGCTTGCTGACAACGGCTACAACATCGCGGTCTCCTCCTATGTAGAGCAGGAGGACACCCGCGAGGTTGTCGACATCACTGGGCTGAACGCAGAGATTGCCCGAATTGTCGCGCGGCAGTCGGAGCTGCGTACCTCTATCGACGTGATCGTCGCAGACTTGGAAGGGGGCGAGTCATGA
- a CDS encoding helix-turn-helix domain-containing protein: protein MSPRPTRALPVELCADWPNVPCADPIAEQARQLVLNLREAIGERSIREIASAIEVDRATIGVMLQGKSWPDIVTLAKLEQQLGPLWPRS, encoded by the coding sequence ATGAGCCCCCGCCCCACTCGTGCCCTGCCGGTCGAATTGTGTGCGGACTGGCCCAATGTGCCCTGTGCGGACCCGATCGCTGAACAGGCTAGACAGCTTGTGCTGAACCTTCGAGAGGCTATTGGCGAGCGCAGCATCCGCGAGATCGCGTCGGCGATCGAGGTCGACCGCGCCACGATAGGGGTAATGCTGCAAGGGAAGTCGTGGCCGGACATCGTCACGTTAGCGAAACTGGAACAACAACTGGGTCCGCTCTGGCCCAGGTCGTAG
- a CDS encoding site-specific integrase: MNTSLSTPSTKQAPKTEAPGNGVALSATEVIAQLTRRYKPKQYRLAWDEARSFVMEAVTTTALAGNRDASKLMRIAAPFVMWCVEEHGLELRAELIFAPTLIDRYCTTEFTREGTGGSYRSVLLAISASVLPNSPHKLTAMHKRKIQAPYTAAEMKAHALWAAGQKTALSRHRCMLLVAFTVGAGLQPGELRTLRRTDVTIDDDGVLVRVRGRNERSVPMLREWEEWATLLVDGYPDAELLWGGPRAPSGNNMVSDFMYRTMGVVPVLTRLRATWITTHLRMGTSIKELLRAGGMAQFENLNQYLAYVESAPIAEYRVMLRGDERP; this comes from the coding sequence ATGAACACATCTCTCTCAACCCCATCGACGAAACAAGCACCCAAGACCGAAGCTCCGGGCAACGGGGTGGCACTCTCTGCCACGGAGGTCATCGCTCAGTTGACTAGGCGCTATAAGCCGAAACAGTACCGGCTCGCGTGGGATGAAGCGCGCTCTTTCGTCATGGAGGCCGTCACCACCACAGCGCTGGCAGGTAATCGCGACGCCAGCAAGCTGATGCGCATTGCCGCACCATTCGTGATGTGGTGCGTCGAGGAGCATGGCCTTGAGCTCCGGGCCGAGCTCATCTTCGCGCCGACCCTCATCGACCGCTACTGCACGACCGAGTTTACCCGCGAGGGAACTGGCGGCTCCTACCGCTCGGTGCTTCTGGCAATCTCAGCCTCCGTGCTCCCCAACTCGCCCCACAAACTAACCGCGATGCACAAGCGCAAGATACAAGCCCCCTACACCGCGGCTGAAATGAAAGCCCATGCCTTGTGGGCCGCAGGACAGAAAACTGCACTCTCCCGCCACCGCTGCATGCTGCTTGTCGCGTTCACTGTGGGAGCCGGCCTCCAGCCTGGCGAGTTGCGCACTCTCCGCCGCACTGACGTAACAATCGACGACGACGGCGTGCTCGTGAGAGTTCGCGGCAGAAACGAGCGCTCTGTGCCCATGCTTCGCGAATGGGAAGAGTGGGCAACGCTTCTAGTCGACGGGTATCCCGATGCCGAATTGCTGTGGGGCGGGCCACGTGCGCCCAGTGGCAACAACATGGTGAGCGATTTCATGTACCGAACCATGGGAGTCGTTCCTGTGCTCACACGACTTCGAGCAACGTGGATTACAACCCACCTCAGAATGGGCACCTCGATAAAGGAACTTCTCCGTGCTGGCGGCATGGCTCAATTCGAAAACCTCAACCAGTATTTGGCCTACGTGGAGTCCGCGCCGATAGCCGAGTACCGCGTGATGCTGCGAGGTGATGAGCGCCCTTGA